The following coding sequences lie in one Xyrauchen texanus isolate HMW12.3.18 chromosome 25, RBS_HiC_50CHRs, whole genome shotgun sequence genomic window:
- the LOC127618574 gene encoding zinc finger protein 512B-like isoform X2, with amino-acid sequence MDTSTGARVAKPSSGMSKGRTAKQAHPTEMARMGSIENDNHGSPSNEKSEGKKKGRPRVEMQELRNIPAHMMVQWKEEFKNRSRVKCPSSGCWLEFPSIYGLKYHYQRCQGATIAEKLSHGCPYCEAVFATKVRLQKHKLWNHPERVNMETKSGVTLGTKSIPKSESKHQKSPMKGNAKKRPMGNSPPSPVFFKVKKTQEVSHPSQNGEYALQRLDKRQQQQQGTSSDAEGSESEDGSLPPPFPEEDPERMKHRRKQKTPKKFTGEQPSISGTFGLKGMNKVEEKLKAGRMKRAEGPLFTEESQRKQSVPAPTRKDPAAISSVPPAEARWQNTISERGEVVCPTCSIVTRKTVHGLKKHMEICQKLRDALKCQQCQKQFRSKAGLNYHCMADHTKPSVSENEVGEEQEERDRLRRVLKQMGRINCTNEGCSAHFSSLMGYQYHQKRCCGEFMDSEKPVFMCQHCGKTYRSKAGRDYHLRSEHPATGLPTHSLTAEECKHEKRKEKEEVHEKMEKDESNLKKNRGKVKERTEEQVEQVEERKEEKPEVEELLDLDRTPSGRVRRRSAQVAVFHLQEIAEDELAKDWGNKRRIKDDLVPDIKRLNYTRPGLPSFNPETVEIWKNEVKEKGFICCPNCNCEAVYSSVSGLKAHLANCNKGGGGVGKYTCLLCQKEFSSESGVKYHISKTHSQRERERERETEPKPDLPPGRLGRCPGASDM; translated from the exons GTTCCCCCAGCAATGAGAAGTCAGAGGGCAAAAAGAAAGGGCGCCCCCGTGTGGAGATGCAGGAACTGCGCAATATACCC GCCCATATGATGGTTCAGTGGAAAGAGGAGTTTAAAAATCGTTCCAGGGTGAAGTGTCCAAGCTCAGGCTGCTGGTTGGAATTCCCCAGTATTTACGGACTTAAATATCATTATCAGCGATGCCAAGGG GCAACCATAGCAGAGAAGCTAAGTCACGGATGTCCGTACTGTGAGGCTGTGTTTGCCACCAAGGTCCGTCTTCAGAAGCACAAGTTGTGGAACCACCCAGAAAGGGTCAACATGGAGACCAAATCTGGGGTCACCCTGGGGACCAAATCCATTCCTAAGTCTGAATCCAAACATCAAAAGAGTCCTATGAAAGGAAATGCCAAAAAAAG GCCCATGGGAAACAGCCCTCCATCGCCTGTGTTTTTCAAGGTGAAGAAGACCCAGGAGGTGTCTCATCCCTCACAGAATGGGGAGTACGCCCTCCAAAGGCTGGACAAGagacaacagcagcagcagggaACATCTTCAGACGCTGAAGGCAGTGAGAGTGAAGACGGCAGTCTACCCCCACCCTTCCCTGAGGAAGACCCCGAGAGAATGAAGCACA GGAGGAAGCAGAAAACTCCAAAGAAATTCACTGGGGAGCAGCCATCTATTTCAGGAACATTTGGCTTGAAag GAATGAATAAGGTGGAGGAGAAGTTGAAAGCTGGCCGAATGAAGAGGGCGGAGGGGCCTCTGTTTACTGAAGAGTCCCAGAGGAAGCAGTCAGTACCAGCTCCCACCAGAAAAGATCCTGCTGCTATCAGTTCAG tgcCCCCTGCTGAAGCCCGGTGGCAGAACACCATCTCTGAGAGGGGGGAGGTGGTCTGCCCAACTTGCTCCATTGTCACCCGCAAGACCGTCCATGGCCTTAAGAAGCACATGGAGATCTGTCAGAAG CTGCGGGATGCTCTCAAGTGTCAACAGTGTCAGAAGCAGTTCAGATCCAAAGCTGGACTCAACTACCATTGCATGGCTGACCACACTAAG CCATCGGTGAGTGAAAATGAGGTTGGGGAGGAGCAGGAGGAGAGAGATAGACTACGGCGCGTCCTCAAACAGATGGGCCGAATCAATTGCACCAATGAG GGCTGTTCAGCTCACTTCTCCAGTCTGATGGGTTATCAGTATCATCAGAAACGCTGTTGCGGAGAGTTTATGGATTCAGAGAAGCCTGTGTTCATGTGTCAACACTGTGGTAAGACCTATCGCTCCAAAGCTGGCCGTGACTACCACCTGCGCTCTGAGCACCCCGCCACCGGCCTGCCCACGCACTCG CTCACAGCTGAGGAGTGTAAACATGAAAAGAGGAAAGAGAAGGAGGAAGTACATGAGAAAATGGAGAAGGATGAGTCCAACCTGAAGAAAAACAGGGGCAAGGTAAAGGAGAGAACAGAGGAGCAGGTGGAGCAGGTGGAGGAAAGGAAGGAGGAAAAGCCAGAGGTGGAGGAGCTACTGGATTTGGACAGGACACCCAGCGGCAGGGTGCGACGGCGCTCTGCTCAGGTGGCTGTGTTCCACCTGCAGGAGATTGCAGAAGACGAACTGGCAAAAGACTGGGGCAACAAACGTCGCATCAAAGATGACCTCGTGCCAGACATCAAAAgg CTCAACTACACACGACCAGGCCTCCCCAGCTTCAACCCCGAAACTGTGGAGATCTGGAAGAACGAGGTGAAGGAGAAAGGATTCATCTGCTGCCCCAACTGT AATTGTGAAGCTGTGTACTCAAGTGTATCTGGACTCAAAGCCCACTTGGCAAACTGCAACAAG GGAGGGGGCGGTGTGGGGAAGTACACCTGTTTGCTCTGTCAGAAAGAGTTCAGCTCTGAGAGCGGTGTAAAGTACCATATCAGCAAGACACATTCTCAG
- the LOC127618574 gene encoding zinc finger protein 512B-like isoform X1 yields the protein MDTSTGARVAKPSSGMSKGRTAKQAHPTEMARMGSIENDNHGSPSNEKSEGKKKGRPRVEMQELRNIPAHMMVQWKEEFKNRSRVKCPSSGCWLEFPSIYGLKYHYQRCQGATIAEKLSHGCPYCEAVFATKVRLQKHKLWNHPERVNMETKSGVTLGTKSIPKSESKHQKSPMKGNAKKRPMGNSPPSPVFFKVKKTQEVSHPSQNGEYALQRLDKRQQQQQGTSSDAEGSESEDGSLPPPFPEEDPERMKHRRKQKTPKKFTGEQPSISGTFGLKGMNKVEEKLKAGRMKRAEGPLFTEESQRKQSVPAPTRKDPAAISSVPPAEARWQNTISERGEVVCPTCSIVTRKTVHGLKKHMEICQKLRDALKCQQCQKQFRSKAGLNYHCMADHTKPSVSENEVGEEQEERDRLRRVLKQMGRINCTNEGCSAHFSSLMGYQYHQKRCCGEFMDSEKPVFMCQHCGKTYRSKAGRDYHLRSEHPATGLPTHSLTAEECKHEKRKEKEEVHEKMEKDESNLKKNRGKVKERTEEQVEQVEERKEEKPEVEELLDLDRTPSGRVRRRSAQVAVFHLQEIAEDELAKDWGNKRRIKDDLVPDIKRLNYTRPGLPSFNPETVEIWKNEVKEKGFICCPNCNCEAVYSSVSGLKAHLANCNKGGGGVGKYTCLLCQKEFSSESGVKYHISKTHSQNWFRASDHEVPNNKRKELESNGLQKDVKNGMPGKKRGRKPKERSLVSIPSFTPAPIPSQTITPASETQKPAPTPIANTPTTPSAPVNSENPAQPRDTQPPIKKRGKPKKPPTTE from the exons GTTCCCCCAGCAATGAGAAGTCAGAGGGCAAAAAGAAAGGGCGCCCCCGTGTGGAGATGCAGGAACTGCGCAATATACCC GCCCATATGATGGTTCAGTGGAAAGAGGAGTTTAAAAATCGTTCCAGGGTGAAGTGTCCAAGCTCAGGCTGCTGGTTGGAATTCCCCAGTATTTACGGACTTAAATATCATTATCAGCGATGCCAAGGG GCAACCATAGCAGAGAAGCTAAGTCACGGATGTCCGTACTGTGAGGCTGTGTTTGCCACCAAGGTCCGTCTTCAGAAGCACAAGTTGTGGAACCACCCAGAAAGGGTCAACATGGAGACCAAATCTGGGGTCACCCTGGGGACCAAATCCATTCCTAAGTCTGAATCCAAACATCAAAAGAGTCCTATGAAAGGAAATGCCAAAAAAAG GCCCATGGGAAACAGCCCTCCATCGCCTGTGTTTTTCAAGGTGAAGAAGACCCAGGAGGTGTCTCATCCCTCACAGAATGGGGAGTACGCCCTCCAAAGGCTGGACAAGagacaacagcagcagcagggaACATCTTCAGACGCTGAAGGCAGTGAGAGTGAAGACGGCAGTCTACCCCCACCCTTCCCTGAGGAAGACCCCGAGAGAATGAAGCACA GGAGGAAGCAGAAAACTCCAAAGAAATTCACTGGGGAGCAGCCATCTATTTCAGGAACATTTGGCTTGAAag GAATGAATAAGGTGGAGGAGAAGTTGAAAGCTGGCCGAATGAAGAGGGCGGAGGGGCCTCTGTTTACTGAAGAGTCCCAGAGGAAGCAGTCAGTACCAGCTCCCACCAGAAAAGATCCTGCTGCTATCAGTTCAG tgcCCCCTGCTGAAGCCCGGTGGCAGAACACCATCTCTGAGAGGGGGGAGGTGGTCTGCCCAACTTGCTCCATTGTCACCCGCAAGACCGTCCATGGCCTTAAGAAGCACATGGAGATCTGTCAGAAG CTGCGGGATGCTCTCAAGTGTCAACAGTGTCAGAAGCAGTTCAGATCCAAAGCTGGACTCAACTACCATTGCATGGCTGACCACACTAAG CCATCGGTGAGTGAAAATGAGGTTGGGGAGGAGCAGGAGGAGAGAGATAGACTACGGCGCGTCCTCAAACAGATGGGCCGAATCAATTGCACCAATGAG GGCTGTTCAGCTCACTTCTCCAGTCTGATGGGTTATCAGTATCATCAGAAACGCTGTTGCGGAGAGTTTATGGATTCAGAGAAGCCTGTGTTCATGTGTCAACACTGTGGTAAGACCTATCGCTCCAAAGCTGGCCGTGACTACCACCTGCGCTCTGAGCACCCCGCCACCGGCCTGCCCACGCACTCG CTCACAGCTGAGGAGTGTAAACATGAAAAGAGGAAAGAGAAGGAGGAAGTACATGAGAAAATGGAGAAGGATGAGTCCAACCTGAAGAAAAACAGGGGCAAGGTAAAGGAGAGAACAGAGGAGCAGGTGGAGCAGGTGGAGGAAAGGAAGGAGGAAAAGCCAGAGGTGGAGGAGCTACTGGATTTGGACAGGACACCCAGCGGCAGGGTGCGACGGCGCTCTGCTCAGGTGGCTGTGTTCCACCTGCAGGAGATTGCAGAAGACGAACTGGCAAAAGACTGGGGCAACAAACGTCGCATCAAAGATGACCTCGTGCCAGACATCAAAAgg CTCAACTACACACGACCAGGCCTCCCCAGCTTCAACCCCGAAACTGTGGAGATCTGGAAGAACGAGGTGAAGGAGAAAGGATTCATCTGCTGCCCCAACTGT AATTGTGAAGCTGTGTACTCAAGTGTATCTGGACTCAAAGCCCACTTGGCAAACTGCAACAAG GGAGGGGGCGGTGTGGGGAAGTACACCTGTTTGCTCTGTCAGAAAGAGTTCAGCTCTGAGAGCGGTGTAAAGTACCATATCAGCAAGACACATTCTCAG AACTGGTTTCGGGCATCTGACCATGAGGTGCCAAACAACAAGAGGAAAGAACTAGAGAGCAATGGCTTACAGAAGGATGTGAAAAACGGAATGCCTGGGAAGAAGAGAGGTCGAAAGCCCAAAGAGCGCTCCCTGGTCTCCATCCCATCCTTCACCCCAGCTCCAATTCCGTCCCAGACCATAACTCCAGCCTCAGAAACCCAAAAACCTGCCCCCACCCCTATTGCCAACACCCCAACTACACCCTCTGCCCCAGTGAACAGTGAGAATCCAGCCCAGCCTAGAGACACACAGCCCCCTATAAAGAAACGGGGTAAACCTAAGAAACCGCCAACCACTGAGTAA